From a single Aquincola tertiaricarbonis genomic region:
- a CDS encoding acyl-CoA thioesterase translates to MSTPTPSHEVRVKIRWADVDAYGHLRHSAFADWATFARSEWFEGVGLTPAVFAKEGTAPITLEETSTFLKEVRLGETLTLRMQRAAASADGSRFVHEVTFERNEVPVARYRMTGAWLNLQARRIVAPPALISEAVELLEKTASFRQLD, encoded by the coding sequence TTGAGCACCCCTACCCCAAGCCATGAAGTCCGCGTGAAGATCCGCTGGGCCGATGTCGATGCGTACGGCCACCTGCGCCACAGCGCGTTTGCCGACTGGGCGACCTTCGCCCGGTCGGAATGGTTTGAAGGCGTGGGCTTGACGCCGGCCGTCTTCGCCAAGGAAGGCACCGCGCCCATCACCCTCGAAGAGACCTCGACTTTCTTGAAAGAAGTGCGCCTGGGCGAGACGCTGACGCTGCGCATGCAGCGCGCGGCCGCCAGCGCCGACGGCAGCCGCTTTGTGCATGAGGTGACTTTTGAGCGCAACGAAGTGCCCGTGGCGCGCTACCGAATGACCGGCGCCTGGTTAAACCTGCAGGCGCGCCGCATCGTGGCGCCGCCCGCGCTGATCAGCGAAGCCGTGGAGCTGCTTGAAAAAACGGCCAGCTTTCGCCAGCTGGACTGA
- a CDS encoding MFS transporter has translation MQPLAPDTAGPPALARHERLLIGSVLAGNFVVGTCGSMLTALIPDLSRSLQVSVAQVGQLVTLSGVVMCLMAPLAPVVARRIGRRQLLTATLLVQGLALLLSAWQTTWGGLAVARALQSVGPAVFTAQAAALLGLLLPQRVGRVTATVYLGWPLALVLGTPAAAWFSAVVGWPWVFAAVGSCSLLATAAVWRALAPFAAHIPPVATTPWRATAAGVRSCWLTTAMALAGQLVLLTYFTSYGRDVLHVQPADMALALMVLGTLSVLGVGCIGRVVDRVGAPRAVALCLGLMAVSMGAWPLATSLPMAMLVLTPWALAGFALNAAQQARLLALDAAGGARNIGLNTSFVYLGQALGAGLGGWWVAHHGYGSLGLAALGFLALAAVASWHSGAVGRRPF, from the coding sequence ATGCAGCCCCTTGCCCCCGACACCGCCGGCCCGCCGGCGCTGGCGCGCCATGAGCGCCTCCTGATCGGCTCGGTGCTGGCGGGCAACTTCGTGGTCGGCACCTGCGGCAGCATGCTCACGGCGCTGATCCCCGACCTCAGCCGGTCGCTGCAGGTGAGCGTGGCCCAGGTGGGCCAGCTGGTCACGCTGTCGGGCGTGGTCATGTGCCTGATGGCGCCGCTGGCACCGGTGGTGGCGCGGCGCATCGGCCGCCGCCAGCTGCTCACCGCCACGCTGCTGGTGCAGGGCCTGGCGCTGCTGCTGTCGGCCTGGCAGACCACCTGGGGCGGCCTGGCGGTGGCCCGAGCGCTGCAGTCGGTGGGGCCGGCCGTCTTCACGGCGCAGGCCGCGGCGCTGCTGGGCCTGCTGCTGCCGCAGCGCGTGGGCCGCGTCACGGCCACGGTGTACCTGGGCTGGCCGCTGGCCCTGGTGCTGGGCACGCCGGCAGCAGCCTGGTTCAGCGCCGTGGTGGGCTGGCCCTGGGTGTTCGCGGCCGTGGGTTCGTGCAGCCTGCTGGCCACCGCGGCGGTCTGGCGTGCGCTCGCGCCTTTTGCGGCCCACATACCGCCCGTCGCCACCACTCCCTGGCGCGCCACCGCGGCCGGTGTGCGCAGCTGCTGGTTGACCACCGCAATGGCCCTGGCCGGGCAACTGGTGCTGCTGACCTACTTCACCAGCTATGGCCGCGACGTGCTGCACGTGCAGCCTGCCGACATGGCGCTGGCGCTGATGGTGCTGGGCACGCTGAGCGTGCTGGGTGTCGGGTGCATCGGGCGCGTCGTCGACCGCGTGGGTGCACCACGGGCCGTGGCGCTGTGCCTGGGCCTGATGGCGGTCTCGATGGGGGCCTGGCCGCTGGCCACCAGCCTGCCGATGGCGATGCTGGTGCTCACCCCCTGGGCCCTGGCGGGCTTTGCGCTCAATGCCGCCCAGCAGGCCCGGCTATTGGCGCTGGATGCCGCGGGCGGTGCCCGCAACATCGGCCTCAACACCTCGTTCGTGTACCTGGGCCAGGCCCTGGGCGCCGGCCTGGGCGGCTGGTGGGTGGCGCACCACGGTTACGGCAGCCTGGGCTTGGCCGCACTGGGGTTTCTGGCGCTGGCGGCGGTGGCGTCTTGGCACAGCGGGGCGGTGGGTAGGCGCCCCTTCTGA
- a CDS encoding alpha-hydroxy-acid oxidizing protein, protein MPHYGDFQNEIYLAGLSGVVPKLPTDFATLEARAAAAMPPHVLNYVQGGCGDELTQRRNSEAFGHWGMVPRMMVDSTSRDLSIELFGQRYPTPLFMAPIGVTGICTQDQHGDLAAARASVATGVPLCLSTLTNDPLETVAQTLGDQPGFFQLYTPRDADVAASLVQRAEKAGYRAIVVTLDTWVTGWRPRDLNTASFPQLRGHVLSNYFSDPAFRKLLPQPPEVDPAAAIRAWTKLFGRVLTWADMPWLKSLTKLPIVLKGICHPDDARRAVDAGAGAIYCSNHGGRQANGGMAAIDLLPEVVKAAGSVPVLFDSGVRSGTDVVKALALGARAVGVGRPYAYGLALDGAAGATHVLRCLLAEADLLMAVNGWPSIAAVREAGALRVS, encoded by the coding sequence ATGCCGCACTACGGTGACTTTCAGAACGAGATCTACCTGGCCGGCCTGTCCGGCGTGGTGCCCAAGCTGCCCACCGACTTCGCCACGCTGGAGGCCCGCGCCGCCGCCGCCATGCCGCCCCACGTGCTGAACTACGTGCAGGGCGGCTGCGGCGACGAGCTGACCCAACGCCGCAACAGCGAGGCCTTCGGCCACTGGGGCATGGTGCCGCGCATGATGGTCGACAGCACCTCGCGCGACCTGTCGATCGAGCTGTTCGGCCAGCGCTACCCCACGCCGCTGTTCATGGCGCCCATCGGCGTCACCGGCATCTGCACGCAAGACCAGCATGGCGACCTGGCCGCCGCCCGCGCCAGCGTGGCCACCGGCGTGCCGCTGTGCCTGAGCACGCTGACCAACGACCCGCTGGAGACCGTCGCGCAGACCCTGGGCGACCAGCCCGGCTTCTTCCAGCTGTACACCCCGCGCGATGCCGACGTGGCCGCCAGCCTGGTACAGCGCGCCGAGAAAGCGGGCTACCGCGCCATCGTGGTGACGCTGGACACCTGGGTGACCGGCTGGCGACCGCGCGACCTCAACACCGCCAGCTTTCCGCAGCTGCGCGGCCATGTGCTGAGCAACTACTTCAGCGACCCGGCGTTCCGCAAGCTGCTGCCGCAGCCGCCCGAGGTCGACCCGGCGGCCGCCATCCGCGCCTGGACCAAGCTCTTCGGCCGTGTGCTCACCTGGGCCGACATGCCCTGGCTGAAGAGCCTGACCAAGCTGCCCATCGTGCTCAAGGGCATCTGCCACCCCGACGATGCACGCCGCGCGGTGGACGCGGGTGCCGGTGCCATCTACTGCAGCAACCACGGCGGCCGCCAGGCCAACGGCGGCATGGCCGCCATCGACCTGCTGCCCGAGGTGGTGAAGGCCGCGGGCAGCGTGCCGGTGCTGTTCGATTCGGGCGTGCGATCGGGCACCGACGTGGTCAAGGCCCTGGCCCTGGGCGCCCGCGCCGTGGGCGTGGGCCGGCCTTATGCCTACGGCCTGGCGCTGGACGGCGCGGCAGGCGCCACCCACGTGCTGCGCTGCCTGCTGGCCGAAGCCGACCTGCTGATGGCCGTCAACGGCTGGCCCAGCATCGCTGCGGTGCGCGAAGCGGGGGCGCTGCGGGTGTCATGA
- a CDS encoding outer membrane lipoprotein — protein MPTTDALNEPSLSPSAHRRRSRDRTVVAIVGGGLLVAALAAGGGWMLRGATQPPMVAAASSQTQTPPTTPPNAPDDRPPLVEQAPPSPVAEKPAPVRTERAPVQQRQPAPVVAQAPVHTERRPVEICQSCGTVESVRSIQRKGDANGVGAVAGGVLGAVLGNQVGGGNGRTAMTVLGAVGGGMAGNEVEKRMKAETVYEVRVRMDNGTTRTVTQRSAPAQGSRVTVDGNGVHSM, from the coding sequence ATGCCCACCACCGACGCCCTGAACGAGCCTTCGCTGTCGCCCAGCGCCCACCGCCGGCGCTCGCGCGACCGTACCGTGGTGGCCATCGTGGGCGGTGGCCTGCTGGTGGCCGCGCTGGCCGCCGGCGGCGGCTGGATGCTGCGCGGTGCCACCCAGCCGCCGATGGTGGCGGCCGCCAGCAGCCAGACCCAGACGCCGCCGACGACCCCGCCCAACGCACCCGACGACCGGCCGCCGCTGGTCGAGCAGGCGCCGCCCAGCCCCGTGGCCGAGAAGCCCGCCCCCGTGCGCACCGAACGTGCACCGGTGCAGCAGCGCCAGCCGGCCCCGGTGGTGGCGCAGGCCCCGGTGCACACCGAGCGCCGGCCGGTGGAGATCTGCCAGTCGTGCGGTACCGTGGAAAGCGTGCGCAGCATCCAGCGCAAGGGTGACGCCAATGGCGTGGGCGCGGTGGCCGGTGGCGTGCTGGGCGCGGTGCTGGGCAACCAGGTGGGCGGCGGCAATGGCCGCACCGCGATGACGGTGCTGGGCGCCGTGGGCGGCGGCATGGCCGGCAACGAGGTGGAAAAGCGCATGAAGGCCGAGACGGTGTACGAAGTGCGCGTGCGCATGGACAACGGCACCACCCGCACCGTCACCCAGCGCAGCGCGCCCGCCCAGGGCTCGCGCGTGACGGTGGACGGCAACGGCGTGCATTCGATGTAA
- a CDS encoding alpha/beta hydrolase, translating into MNHPANPPVDEHGKPNPIVNAVSNAVAALRADDDQLDLAEAHEALGPKAIEKLTVQEARAQPTVADAVRALLQREGKPTDPQALVPGVRSSDLQVEGAAGPLPATLYTPPGSGPFPLVLYFHGGGWVIADRHVYDGGARGLCAQSGAIVLSVDYRQAPEHKFPAAWDDALAAYRWLIAHASRLGGDPTRLALAGESAGGNLAMATAIAARDAALRQPLHVVSVYPVAQTSLNTESYLENAIAKPLNRAMVKWFVDHLINHENELKDTRLQLIEADLGRLPPVTLINARLDPLRSDGAKLEHALRAAGNAVERREYEGVAHEFFGAAAVLEKAREAQAYAGARLRQAFAAAAPSAAATTATGL; encoded by the coding sequence GTGAACCACCCCGCCAACCCGCCCGTCGACGAGCACGGCAAGCCCAATCCGATCGTCAACGCGGTGTCCAACGCCGTGGCCGCCCTGCGGGCCGATGACGACCAGCTGGACCTGGCGGAGGCGCATGAGGCGCTGGGCCCCAAGGCCATCGAAAAGCTGACGGTGCAGGAAGCGCGCGCCCAGCCCACGGTGGCCGACGCGGTGCGTGCGCTGCTGCAGCGCGAAGGCAAGCCCACCGACCCCCAGGCCCTGGTGCCTGGCGTGCGCAGCAGTGATCTGCAGGTGGAAGGCGCGGCCGGCCCGCTGCCGGCCACGCTGTACACGCCGCCGGGCAGCGGCCCCTTTCCGCTGGTGCTGTACTTCCACGGCGGCGGCTGGGTGATCGCCGACCGCCATGTGTACGACGGCGGGGCGCGCGGCCTGTGCGCGCAGTCGGGCGCCATCGTGCTGTCGGTGGACTACCGGCAGGCGCCGGAGCACAAGTTCCCGGCCGCCTGGGACGATGCGCTGGCGGCCTACCGCTGGCTGATCGCCCATGCCTCGCGGCTGGGCGGCGACCCCACGCGGCTGGCATTGGCCGGTGAAAGCGCCGGCGGCAACCTGGCCATGGCCACCGCCATCGCCGCGCGTGATGCGGCGCTGCGGCAGCCGCTGCACGTGGTGTCGGTGTACCCGGTGGCGCAGACCAGCCTCAACACCGAGTCGTACCTCGAGAACGCCATCGCCAAGCCCTTGAACCGGGCGATGGTGAAGTGGTTCGTCGACCACCTGATCAACCACGAGAACGAGCTGAAGGACACCCGCCTGCAGCTGATCGAGGCCGACCTGGGCCGGCTGCCCCCGGTGACGCTGATCAACGCCCGGCTGGACCCCTTGCGCAGCGACGGCGCCAAGCTGGAGCACGCGCTGCGTGCCGCCGGCAACGCGGTGGAGCGCCGGGAATACGAGGGCGTGGCGCACGAGTTCTTTGGCGCGGCAGCCGTGCTGGAGAAGGCCCGCGAGGCCCAGGCGTATGCCGGCGCGCGGCTGCGCCAGGCTTTTGCAGCCGCAGCGCCCTCCGCCGCCGCCACCACAGCCACAGGCCTGTAG
- a CDS encoding TonB-dependent receptor — protein sequence MHLRFHALATACACLFIAPTLRAQTTSPTLVTATTNDTSAEQVVVTATRGAKAVEKIPGAVSIISRQDIEAQGLVSEDPSALLALQIPGYAPSRQKLSNFGEGLRGRNALLLLDGIPQTNPLRLGGREGYFADPMIVSRIEVVSGASAAQGLGATGGIINTITRTPTEEGTRHTVELKYGTQFHGDSASWKTGYMLEHKSSYDLIAYLGARNQDIGVDGAGRPLATESLHRAADVFVKLGKDFGPQRLQVMFNRYQADGFDDRVDVPGDRATGVPTTSQRGTLPYDAPRNEVRSASLEWTHNDLAQGTATVQLFKQDFSARYSGGVIATFQDAAIAPVGQLIDQSEIQADKWGLRASWVRPDLWTRGLELTLGADYLDDESQQRLTQTGRVWVPPMTYRSLAPFAQLEYEIGPLTLRGGLRNEHSRLKVDDYSTLAYYGSRAVQGGERSASKLVKNLGAVWRFGNTGWSTFAAYSEGFGSPDVGLILRAVNSNGRSVNNLVDLQPILIDNREVGVTWRGSRASLSASVYRSHSDLGSQLVVSNGIGSVQRVPITVRGFEVTGEWRPLPDWQFNGSYAITRGRTASTAGGSLDLDLGARSQGPDKLVLGALWRPAPGWQAHWTQSVYFSRDANEGKFSGRTSLEEHFKGYTVADVALSWDSPWGKLGAGIENLFDRRYITYYGQANYSGTAEDYYAGRGRTLTLSWRRTF from the coding sequence ATGCACTTGCGCTTCCATGCGCTGGCCACGGCCTGCGCCTGCCTTTTCATTGCCCCGACCCTGCGGGCCCAGACCACCTCCCCCACCCTCGTCACCGCCACCACGAATGACACCAGCGCCGAGCAGGTGGTCGTCACCGCCACCCGCGGCGCCAAGGCGGTGGAGAAGATCCCGGGCGCGGTGAGCATCATCAGCCGCCAGGACATCGAGGCCCAGGGCCTGGTGAGCGAAGACCCGAGCGCGCTGCTGGCGCTGCAGATTCCGGGCTATGCGCCTTCACGCCAGAAGCTCAGCAACTTCGGTGAAGGCCTGCGTGGCCGCAATGCGCTGCTGCTGCTGGACGGCATTCCGCAGACCAACCCGCTGCGCCTGGGTGGGCGCGAAGGCTACTTCGCCGACCCGATGATCGTCTCGCGCATCGAGGTGGTGTCGGGCGCCTCGGCCGCGCAGGGCCTGGGCGCCACGGGTGGCATCATCAACACCATCACCCGCACACCCACTGAAGAAGGCACCCGCCACACGGTGGAGCTGAAGTACGGCACCCAGTTCCATGGCGACAGCGCCAGCTGGAAGACCGGCTACATGCTGGAGCACAAGAGCAGCTACGACCTGATCGCCTACCTGGGCGCGCGCAACCAGGACATCGGCGTCGACGGCGCCGGCCGGCCGCTGGCCACCGAATCGCTGCACCGCGCGGCCGACGTGTTTGTCAAGCTGGGCAAGGACTTCGGCCCGCAGCGGCTGCAGGTGATGTTCAACCGCTACCAGGCCGACGGCTTCGACGACCGGGTGGACGTGCCCGGCGACCGCGCCACCGGCGTGCCCACCACCTCGCAACGCGGCACGCTGCCGTACGACGCGCCGCGCAACGAGGTGCGCTCGGCCAGCCTGGAATGGACGCACAACGACCTGGCCCAGGGCACGGCCACGGTGCAGCTGTTCAAGCAGGACTTCTCGGCCCGCTACAGCGGCGGCGTGATCGCCACCTTCCAGGACGCGGCCATCGCGCCGGTCGGCCAGTTGATCGACCAGAGCGAGATCCAGGCCGACAAATGGGGCCTGCGCGCCAGCTGGGTGCGGCCCGACCTGTGGACCCGCGGCCTGGAGCTGACGCTGGGCGCCGACTACCTGGACGACGAATCGCAGCAGCGGCTGACGCAGACCGGCCGCGTGTGGGTGCCGCCGATGACCTACCGCAGCCTGGCGCCCTTCGCGCAGCTGGAGTACGAGATCGGCCCGCTGACGCTGCGCGGCGGCCTGCGTAACGAGCACAGCCGGCTGAAGGTGGACGACTACAGCACGCTGGCCTACTACGGCAGCCGCGCGGTGCAAGGCGGTGAGCGCAGCGCCAGCAAGCTGGTGAAGAACCTGGGCGCGGTCTGGCGCTTCGGCAACACCGGCTGGTCCACCTTCGCCGCGTACAGCGAAGGCTTCGGCTCGCCCGACGTGGGCCTGATCCTGCGCGCCGTCAACAGCAATGGCCGCTCGGTCAACAACCTGGTGGACCTGCAGCCCATCCTGATCGACAACCGCGAAGTAGGCGTCACCTGGCGCGGCTCACGGGCCAGCCTGTCGGCCTCGGTCTACCGATCGCACTCCGACCTGGGCAGCCAGCTGGTGGTGAGCAACGGCATCGGCTCGGTCCAGCGGGTGCCGATCACGGTGCGCGGCTTCGAGGTGACGGGCGAGTGGCGCCCGTTGCCCGACTGGCAGTTCAACGGCAGCTATGCCATCACGCGCGGCCGTACCGCCAGCACCGCGGGCGGCAGCCTCGACCTGGACCTGGGCGCGCGCTCGCAAGGGCCCGACAAGCTGGTGCTGGGCGCGCTGTGGCGGCCGGCGCCGGGCTGGCAGGCGCACTGGACGCAGTCGGTCTACTTCTCGCGCGATGCCAACGAAGGCAAGTTCTCGGGCCGCACCTCGCTGGAAGAGCACTTCAAGGGCTACACCGTGGCCGACGTGGCGCTGAGCTGGGATTCGCCCTGGGGCAAGCTGGGCGCGGGCATCGAGAACCTGTTCGACCGCCGCTACATCACCTACTACGGCCAGGCCAACTACTCGGGCACTGCCGAGGACTACTACGCCGGCCGTGGCCGCACGCTGACGCTGAGCTGGCGTCGCACCTTCTGA
- a CDS encoding IclR family transcriptional regulator has product MNARLPAGVEGEAPRDRRFVTALARGLEVLRCFGPDDLWLGHREIARRTGLPPSTVSRLAYTLKMLGCLKTGPGIGQYGLDAGVIALGFSMLGRYDIARIARPTMQALADEAGVQVALCVRHGLEVVYVGHCRAPQARSVLGLDVGARLPLAPTAAGRALVAGLEPAEQQRLLQQLQQAARPEAELQGLRQALQAHAAEGFTRSTEDWERGVSAVAVPLQLGAGLAPMALSCGTASSALGGAEMATLGQRLRAAAEEVRHAVQRGGEPRTGRSR; this is encoded by the coding sequence GTGAACGCCCGGCTGCCTGCCGGGGTGGAAGGCGAAGCGCCGCGCGACCGGCGCTTCGTCACCGCGCTGGCGCGCGGGCTGGAGGTGCTGCGCTGCTTCGGCCCTGACGACCTGTGGCTGGGCCACCGCGAGATCGCACGGCGCACCGGCCTGCCTCCTTCCACCGTCAGCCGGCTGGCCTACACGCTGAAGATGCTGGGCTGCCTGAAGACGGGCCCGGGCATCGGCCAGTACGGGCTGGACGCGGGCGTGATCGCGCTCGGCTTCAGCATGCTGGGCCGCTATGACATCGCCCGCATCGCGCGGCCCACCATGCAGGCGCTGGCCGACGAGGCCGGCGTGCAGGTGGCGCTGTGCGTGCGCCATGGCCTGGAAGTGGTGTACGTGGGCCATTGCCGGGCGCCGCAGGCGCGCTCGGTGCTGGGGCTGGATGTGGGCGCCCGGCTGCCGCTGGCACCCACCGCCGCCGGCCGCGCGCTGGTGGCCGGGCTGGAGCCGGCCGAGCAGCAACGGCTGCTGCAGCAGTTGCAGCAGGCCGCGCGGCCCGAGGCCGAGCTGCAGGGCCTGCGGCAGGCCTTGCAGGCCCACGCGGCCGAAGGCTTCACCCGCTCCACCGAGGATTGGGAGCGCGGCGTCAGCGCGGTGGCGGTGCCGCTGCAGCTGGGCGCCGGCCTGGCCCCGATGGCGCTGAGCTGCGGCACCGCCAGCAGCGCGCTGGGCGGGGCCGAGATGGCCACGCTGGGCCAGCGCCTGCGCGCCGCCGCCGAGGAAGTGCGGCACGCAGTGCAGCGCGGCGGCGAACCTAGAACCGGTAGATCACGCTGA
- a CDS encoding FxDxF family PEP-CTERM protein, giving the protein MPRQLNLRRGLAAAGLAACALAAATSAHAVDLSVDWGNHGPARLAQANPGPEGSFFNDAYAFSLGAGSWTIASTVVANELMLGGNAVYSIIGGVYGLYADPDGTPESGDEALIGTDSAFNGTTGELSMQATVGQGRYYYLVTGLAAGTAGGAYQLSSAVAAVPEPASAALLLAGAAVVGGIATRRRRSQREA; this is encoded by the coding sequence ATGCCTAGACAACTGAACCTGCGCCGCGGGCTGGCCGCGGCCGGCCTGGCCGCCTGCGCGCTGGCAGCGGCCACCAGCGCCCATGCGGTGGACCTGTCCGTCGACTGGGGCAACCACGGCCCCGCCCGGCTGGCCCAGGCCAACCCCGGGCCGGAAGGCAGCTTCTTCAACGATGCCTATGCCTTCAGCCTGGGCGCGGGCAGCTGGACCATTGCCAGCACCGTGGTGGCCAACGAGCTGATGCTGGGCGGCAATGCCGTCTACTCGATCATCGGCGGCGTGTACGGGCTGTATGCCGACCCCGACGGCACGCCCGAAAGCGGCGACGAAGCGCTGATCGGCACCGACAGCGCCTTCAACGGCACCACCGGTGAGCTGTCGATGCAGGCCACCGTGGGCCAGGGCCGCTACTACTACCTGGTCACCGGCCTGGCCGCGGGCACGGCCGGCGGGGCTTACCAGCTCAGCTCGGCCGTGGCCGCGGTGCCCGAGCCCGCGTCGGCAGCCCTGCTGCTGGCCGGGGCCGCGGTGGTGGGCGGCATCGCCACGCGCCGCCGGCGCTCGCAGCGCGAGGCGTGA
- a CDS encoding alpha/beta hydrolase domain-containing protein — translation MPSDVSRPGRLTLAAAAAALAAGLSSPATQAATPVPTVTGPLPTTAQSHPFGGAAYTLRAQDLAKLGYVEEEYLISGQANVYEWPAPGPAVVRTADAPYTTRVLVRRPINPKKFSGNVIVEPLNPSNLFDLNIGWGLSGEHFVRNGDVWVGVTVKPVSVVALKNFDPVRYGPLNFANPLPLDDPRNCATVPADSSRTTENGLAWDIISQTGAWMKSQDPRNPLRAAAGFNVQHLIGFGYSQTGGYLYNYINGIHPLETARNGGRPLYDAYIVAVAGGAFAGLYPINQCKPAPLVPDPRRQFSNVGVPIIHIMSQSDYLTGIASRRPDSDAPADRFRHYEMAGMGHATPDELYSAAKPEDIVKAGRSVPPMSCNEGPRSRFPSSIHFNAAFQNMDLWLRRGLPPPKAEPINVVDGKPVLDVFGNVTGGVRSPLLDVPTSTWNGTSTGASFCFIAGHEIPFDDARLNQLYLNHGDYVGKVKDSVNRLVRDRFLTPADGLKLQREAAQSQIP, via the coding sequence ATGCCCAGCGATGTTTCCAGGCCAGGCAGGCTCACCCTTGCCGCGGCCGCCGCGGCCCTGGCCGCGGGGCTGTCCAGCCCTGCCACCCAGGCCGCCACGCCCGTTCCCACGGTCACCGGTCCCTTGCCCACCACGGCGCAATCCCACCCCTTCGGCGGCGCGGCCTACACCCTGCGCGCGCAGGATCTGGCCAAGCTCGGCTATGTGGAGGAGGAGTACCTCATCAGCGGCCAGGCCAATGTGTACGAATGGCCCGCGCCCGGCCCGGCCGTGGTGCGCACCGCCGATGCGCCCTACACCACCCGCGTGCTGGTGCGCCGGCCCATCAACCCGAAGAAGTTCAGCGGCAACGTCATCGTGGAGCCGCTCAATCCCAGCAACCTGTTCGACCTCAACATCGGCTGGGGCCTGTCGGGCGAGCACTTCGTGCGCAATGGCGACGTGTGGGTGGGCGTCACCGTCAAGCCGGTGTCGGTGGTGGCGCTGAAGAACTTCGACCCCGTGCGCTACGGGCCGCTGAACTTCGCCAACCCGCTGCCGCTGGACGACCCGCGCAACTGCGCCACCGTGCCGGCCGATTCGTCGCGCACCACCGAGAACGGCCTGGCCTGGGACATCATCAGCCAGACCGGCGCCTGGATGAAGAGCCAGGACCCGCGCAACCCGCTGCGGGCCGCGGCCGGCTTCAACGTGCAGCACCTGATCGGCTTCGGCTACTCGCAGACCGGCGGCTACCTGTACAACTACATCAACGGCATCCACCCGCTGGAAACCGCGCGCAATGGCGGCCGGCCGCTGTACGACGCGTACATCGTGGCCGTGGCCGGCGGTGCCTTCGCGGGGTTGTACCCGATCAACCAGTGCAAGCCGGCGCCCCTGGTGCCCGACCCTCGGCGGCAGTTCAGCAACGTGGGCGTGCCCATCATCCACATCATGTCGCAGTCGGACTACCTCACCGGCATCGCCTCGCGCCGGCCCGACAGCGATGCGCCGGCCGACCGCTTCCGCCACTACGAGATGGCCGGCATGGGCCACGCCACGCCCGACGAGCTGTACAGCGCCGCCAAGCCCGAGGACATCGTCAAGGCCGGCCGCAGCGTGCCGCCGATGTCGTGCAACGAGGGGCCGCGCAGCCGCTTCCCGTCCAGCATCCACTTCAATGCCGCGTTCCAGAACATGGACCTGTGGCTGCGCCGCGGCCTGCCGCCGCCGAAGGCCGAGCCCATCAACGTGGTGGACGGCAAGCCGGTGCTGGACGTGTTCGGCAACGTCACCGGCGGCGTGCGCAGCCCGCTGCTGGACGTGCCCACCAGCACCTGGAACGGCACCTCCACCGGCGCCAGCTTCTGCTTCATCGCGGGCCATGAGATCCCGTTCGACGATGCCCGGCTGAACCAGCTCTACCTGAACCACGGCGACTACGTGGGCAAGGTCAAGGACAGCGTGAACCGCCTGGTGCGCGACCGCTTCCTCACACCGGCCGACGGGCTGAAGCTGCAGCGCGAAGCCGCGCAATCGCAGATTCCCTGA
- a CDS encoding YihY/virulence factor BrkB family protein, with translation MPPVSQTLTASSRPPITDPMRVAAGHAPSAEQAAAQVPPPMDPPVPLSRRIVKLVKDAVNAWVDDNASSMGAALAYYTLFSVAPLLLIVLAIVSMVFDAEAARGQVFEQLRGMMGADGAAAVEGLVQSMGQPSKGILGTLIGMVVLAIGATTVFAELQNDLDRIWRAPARPQSSGIWSLIRARVLSFGMVLAIGFLLLVSLAINAAVAAWGSWTAPAGYEVVGQLINFFISYGVVTVAFAMIYKFMPRVRIQWHDVWVGAALTSLLFSVGKLLIGLYIGKSGVVSGFGAASSIVVLLVWVYYSAQIFLMGAELTWVYAHEFGSRRGQVRPTSSVSQLLAEDAPAERQVHTTAGAQGRG, from the coding sequence ATGCCGCCCGTTTCGCAGACCCTGACCGCTTCATCCCGCCCGCCGATCACCGACCCGATGCGGGTGGCCGCCGGCCATGCGCCCAGCGCCGAACAGGCGGCAGCCCAGGTGCCGCCGCCGATGGACCCGCCGGTGCCGCTGTCGCGCCGCATCGTCAAGCTGGTGAAGGACGCGGTGAATGCCTGGGTGGACGACAACGCCTCCAGCATGGGGGCGGCGCTGGCCTACTACACGCTGTTCTCGGTGGCACCGCTGCTGCTGATCGTGCTGGCCATCGTCAGCATGGTGTTCGACGCCGAGGCCGCGCGCGGCCAGGTGTTCGAGCAGCTGCGCGGCATGATGGGCGCCGACGGTGCCGCCGCGGTGGAGGGTCTGGTGCAGAGCATGGGCCAGCCCTCCAAGGGCATCCTGGGCACCCTCATCGGCATGGTGGTGCTGGCCATCGGCGCCACCACGGTGTTCGCCGAGCTGCAGAACGACCTGGACCGCATCTGGCGCGCGCCGGCGCGGCCGCAGAGCAGCGGCATCTGGTCGCTGATACGCGCGCGGGTGCTGTCCTTCGGCATGGTGCTGGCCATCGGCTTCCTGCTGCTGGTGTCGCTGGCCATCAACGCGGCGGTGGCGGCCTGGGGCTCATGGACGGCACCGGCGGGCTACGAGGTGGTGGGTCAGCTCATCAACTTCTTCATCAGCTATGGCGTGGTGACGGTGGCCTTCGCGATGATCTACAAGTTCATGCCGCGGGTGCGCATCCAATGGCACGACGTGTGGGTGGGCGCGGCGCTCACCTCCTTGCTGTTCTCGGTGGGCAAGCTGCTGATCGGCCTGTACATCGGCAAGAGCGGCGTGGTCTCGGGCTTTGGCGCGGCCAGCTCCATCGTGGTGCTGCTGGTGTGGGTGTACTACTCGGCGCAGATCTTCCTGATGGGCGCGGAGCTGACCTGGGTGTACGCCCACGAATTCGGCTCGCGGCGCGGGCAGGTGCGGCCGACGTCGTCGGTGTCGCAATTGCTGGCCGAGGATGCGCCGGCGGAGCGGCAGGTGCATACGACGGCGGGGGCGCAGGGGCGCGGTTGA